One region of Fragaria vesca subsp. vesca linkage group LG4, FraVesHawaii_1.0, whole genome shotgun sequence genomic DNA includes:
- the LOC101310505 gene encoding chromatin structure-remodeling complex protein BSH-like, translated as MKGHAPKGTVKKFRMPTSQNLVPIRVDFEVEGQRFKDTFTWNPSDHDSEIVKFAKATVKDLKLSSNYEKAIVNSIQSQIEIFRSFQGQDMYTGERIVPIKLDLRVNHTLIRDQFLWDLNNFESDPEEFAKTLCADLGVHDPEVGPAIAFAIREQLYEIAVQNVASARESRLAKKGRRGGDHTPLSKASSTGLDLVKSFGHKSTVIRKRKEWDVYEPIVDLLSSEEVDALEAKEERNAR; from the exons ATGAAAGGCCACGCTCCCAAAGGCACTGTCAAGAAGTTCAGAAT GCCCACTTCCCAGAATCTAGTCCCAATTCGCGTCGATTTCGAAGTCGAAGGCCAGAGGTTCAAAGACACCTTCACTTGGAACCCATCTG ACCATGATAGCGAGATTGTCAAGTTTGCGAAAGCAACAGTTAAAGACTTGAAGCTGTCTTCCAATTACGAGAAAGCCATTGTTAATTCCATTCAG AGCCAAATTGAGATTTTCCGATCGTTCCAAGGCCAAGATATGTACACCGGCGAGAGGATTGTTCCGATTAAG CTTGATCTTCGTGTGAACCATACTCTCATCAGGGACCAGTTTTTATGG GACTTGAACAACTTTGAAAGTGATCCGGAGGAGTTTGCTAAAACCTTGTGTGCAGATTTAGGTGTTCATGACCCTGAAGTTGGT CCTGCAATTGCTTTTGCTATTAGAGAACAGCTGTATGAG ATTGCAGTCCAAAATGTAGCTTCAGCAAGAGAAAGCAGACTAGCCAAGAAAGGGCGTCGAGGGGGTGATCATACTCCACTCAG TAAAGCAAGTAGTACCGGATTGGACCTGGTCAAGTCATTTGGTCACAAATCTACTGTCATTCG GAAAAGAAAGGAGTGGGATGTGTATGAACCCATTGTTGATCTTCTATCTAGTGAGGAAGTTGATGCTCTCGAAGCAAAAGAAGAAAGGAATGCTCGGTAA